A region from the Caldicellulosiruptor naganoensis genome encodes:
- the flgL gene encoding flagellar hook-associated protein FlgL, which translates to MRITSNMMVNNFLINLNKNLARLDDLQYKMATGKKIRYPSDDPVITARSLRLRTDVSEIEQLQKNVDDATSWVDMTESALADITESLQRIRELAVRGANGTNTKEDMAQIAKEVAQIKQHIIQVGNTNYAGRYIFSGFKTDTAPLNSDGSFSDTGNFASSGGYPVDLSTGKNIIQFELMKANYININKTANQIFYIQGEADENKGNLFKVLDNLINALESGDATTVNSLLSDIDRHIDNVVAQRGDIGALQNRLELIKNRLSDDNVNFITLLSNNEDVDMAEIIMQLKTAENVYRAALQTGAQILPPTLLDFLRF; encoded by the coding sequence ATGAGAATAACAAGTAATATGATGGTAAACAATTTCCTTATAAATCTTAATAAAAACCTTGCAAGACTTGACGATTTGCAATATAAGATGGCAACAGGCAAAAAAATTAGATACCCTTCTGATGACCCAGTGATAACTGCAAGGTCGCTAAGGCTCAGAACTGATGTGTCTGAGATAGAGCAGCTTCAGAAAAATGTTGATGATGCAACGTCATGGGTTGATATGACAGAAAGTGCTCTTGCAGATATTACAGAGTCACTGCAAAGAATTAGAGAACTTGCAGTCAGAGGTGCAAATGGTACAAATACAAAAGAAGACATGGCTCAGATTGCAAAAGAGGTTGCGCAGATAAAACAGCATATAATTCAGGTGGGAAATACAAACTATGCAGGAAGATATATCTTCTCTGGTTTTAAAACAGACACAGCACCACTTAATTCAGATGGTTCTTTTTCAGATACAGGCAATTTTGCCTCAAGTGGCGGGTATCCTGTTGATTTGTCAACTGGAAAAAATATTATTCAATTTGAACTTATGAAAGCAAACTATATTAATATAAATAAAACAGCCAACCAGATTTTTTACATCCAGGGTGAAGCAGATGAAAATAAAGGCAATTTATTCAAAGTTTTAGATAATCTTATAAATGCACTTGAAAGCGGGGATGCAACTACAGTAAATTCTCTTTTGAGCGATATTGACAGACACATTGACAATGTTGTTGCACAGCGCGGCGATATTGGAGCACTTCAGAACAGGCTTGAGCTTATTAAAAATAGGCTCAGTGACGACAATGTGAACTTTATTACATTGCTATCAAACAACGAGGATGTTGACATGGCAGAGATTATAATGCAGCTGAAAACCGCAGAAAATGTTTACAGGGCAGCACTTCAGACAGGGGCACAGATTTTGCCACCAACACTTTTGGATTTCTTGAGGTTTTAA
- the flgK gene encoding flagellar hook-associated protein FlgK: MSFYGLEIARTGIYVNRKGLEVTSHNVANASTPGYTRQVLNVKSIPPSNQVGIYDPKFQVGMGADVQSLVQIRDMFLDMQYRNEYSRQGEYEIKADNLNFIEAIFNEPSDTGLSAVMDQFFSSLQELSKNPESLTVRALVRQRAQGLTDAIHKMYKQLEDLQSELNDQIYDRILDINSIAHQIADLNKQIFVLELRGEKANDLRDQRNLLVDKLSKIVDTQAYEDSEGRFIVQISGETLVNHFTVYELETDKAKIKRLSGFDSNGQPTNFDPDNALSQQNLYDVPGLFVVMWKDTGQVLNVKSGELKGLLDMRDGIGGIDEDLTVNGQDIDVPNKNNFTGIPYYLNRLNEFAKKLIEKFNELHTQGYSLNGQNTGINFFEPPVDSGNFFFARYIKVSDDIMNDLNNIATTTDPDNLPGGNDLVVKMLQLRNDTSIFREGKFEDFLKSLISNLGVDSQGAKNFAENQKVMVTQLDNRRQALSGVSIDEEMTNLIKYQHGFQASARMINAFDEMLDVLINRLGLVGR; the protein is encoded by the coding sequence ATGTCTTTTTATGGTCTTGAGATTGCAAGAACAGGAATTTATGTAAATAGAAAAGGGCTTGAGGTTACATCCCACAACGTTGCAAATGCCTCAACACCAGGGTATACAAGACAGGTTTTGAATGTAAAATCAATTCCCCCTTCAAATCAGGTGGGGATTTATGATCCAAAGTTTCAGGTGGGAATGGGTGCAGATGTTCAGAGCCTTGTTCAGATTAGAGATATGTTTTTAGATATGCAGTATAGAAATGAATATTCGCGCCAGGGTGAGTATGAAATAAAGGCTGATAACTTAAATTTTATCGAAGCCATATTTAATGAGCCAAGCGATACAGGCTTGTCTGCTGTTATGGATCAGTTTTTCTCAAGCTTGCAGGAACTATCAAAAAATCCTGAGAGCTTGACAGTTCGTGCGCTTGTGCGCCAGAGAGCTCAAGGTTTAACTGATGCAATACATAAGATGTACAAACAGCTTGAGGACTTGCAAAGTGAGCTAAACGACCAGATTTACGACAGAATCCTTGATATAAACAGTATTGCTCATCAGATAGCAGACCTGAACAAACAGATTTTCGTATTAGAACTTCGTGGCGAGAAGGCAAACGATCTTCGAGATCAGAGAAATCTTTTGGTAGATAAGCTTTCTAAAATTGTTGACACACAAGCATATGAAGATTCAGAGGGCAGATTCATAGTCCAAATTAGTGGGGAGACATTGGTTAACCACTTTACTGTGTATGAGCTTGAGACAGACAAAGCAAAGATAAAAAGATTAAGTGGTTTTGATTCAAATGGTCAGCCAACAAACTTTGACCCTGATAATGCACTTTCGCAGCAAAACCTCTATGATGTTCCGGGACTCTTTGTTGTAATGTGGAAAGATACAGGGCAGGTTTTAAATGTTAAGTCTGGCGAGCTAAAGGGGCTTTTGGATATGAGAGATGGTATTGGTGGGATTGACGAAGATTTGACTGTAAATGGACAGGATATTGATGTACCAAATAAAAATAACTTTACAGGGATACCATATTACCTAAACAGGCTAAATGAGTTTGCAAAAAAGCTAATTGAAAAGTTTAATGAGCTTCATACACAAGGATATTCATTAAACGGGCAGAACACAGGTATTAACTTTTTTGAACCGCCGGTTGATTCTGGTAATTTCTTCTTTGCAAGGTATATCAAAGTATCAGACGATATAATGAATGATCTGAACAACATAGCAACAACAACTGACCCTGATAATCTTCCGGGTGGCAATGACCTTGTTGTAAAGATGCTACAGCTTAGAAATGACACATCAATCTTTAGAGAAGGCAAGTTTGAAGACTTTTTAAAATCGCTTATTTCAAACCTTGGTGTTGATTCACAAGGTGCAAAGAACTTTGCAGAAAACCAGAAAGTTATGGTCACCCAGCTTGACAATCGTCGTCAGGCTTTGTCTGGTGTTTCAATAGATGAAGAGATGACAAACCTCATAAAGTACCAGCACGGGTTTCAGGCATCAGCAAGAATGATAAATGCATTTGATGAAATGCTGGATGTCCTTATAAACAGGCTTGGACTTGTAGGAAGATAA
- a CDS encoding flagellar protein FlgN: MNQDVNSVIEILEKEHNILREILELCNSKTKFIVENNISALIEQSTIEKQKAEEINKLEDLRQSLIAKISKEKSTEISSLDNLVEFCKDEQKQKLIDIKNSISKVVSEIKRVNDLNLRLIQSSLEYIDFMTNLISSYFTDDTTYQKNGQSKITKKNLFDVKL, translated from the coding sequence ATGAATCAAGATGTAAATAGTGTAATTGAAATTTTAGAGAAAGAACACAATATTCTAAGAGAAATACTTGAACTTTGCAACTCCAAAACAAAATTTATAGTTGAAAACAACATATCAGCCCTCATAGAGCAGTCAACAATTGAAAAACAAAAAGCAGAGGAGATAAACAAGTTAGAAGATTTAAGACAGAGCTTGATTGCTAAGATATCAAAGGAAAAGAGTACAGAAATCTCATCACTTGATAACTTGGTAGAATTTTGTAAAGATGAGCAGAAACAGAAGTTAATTGACATAAAAAATTCTATCAGTAAGGTTGTCAGCGAAATAAAGCGTGTAAATGATCTAAATTTGAGGCTTATTCAAAGCTCACTTGAGTATATAGATTTTATGACAAATTTGATCTCTTCCTATTTCACCGACGACACTACTTACCAAAAAAATGGTCAGAGCAAAATTACAAAAAAGAACTTGTTTGATGTAAAGCTTTAA
- the flgM gene encoding flagellar biosynthesis anti-sigma factor FlgM, translating to MRIEDRMRIFQLYSSSTRVNKVEKKQDVRNADKLEISSEARDFQAILNAIKSTPDIREEKVNEIKSKIESGTYNVSAKDVVEKLIREYKQAKNAW from the coding sequence ATGAGGATAGAAGATAGGATGAGGATATTCCAGCTATACAGTAGCAGCACAAGAGTAAACAAGGTAGAGAAGAAGCAAGATGTAAGAAATGCAGATAAACTTGAAATCTCAAGTGAAGCAAGGGATTTTCAAGCAATTCTGAATGCTATAAAGTCAACACCTGACATTCGAGAGGAAAAGGTAAATGAAATAAAAAGTAAAATTGAGTCAGGCACTTATAATGTAAGTGCCAAGGACGTTGTGGAAAAACTAATAAGGGAATATAAGCAAGCGAAAAACGCATGGTAA
- a CDS encoding TIGR03826 family flagellar region protein, which translates to MDVRNCRRCGKLYLYDGSPICPQCRKEEEEDFKKVKEYLYEHPGATLPEVSNATGVSPEKILRFLKEERLEIVGESNIILECERCGKAIKTGRLCDECKREVGTRFLSYLDDKKLRESMKKNEEYAKRKEGGYRYLSKDFKDDEKK; encoded by the coding sequence ATGGATGTTAGAAACTGCAGAAGGTGTGGAAAGCTTTACCTGTATGATGGAAGTCCTATCTGCCCTCAGTGCAGAAAGGAAGAAGAAGAGGATTTTAAAAAGGTAAAAGAGTATTTGTATGAGCATCCAGGTGCGACGTTGCCAGAGGTGTCTAATGCAACAGGTGTGTCACCTGAGAAAATTTTAAGATTTTTAAAAGAGGAAAGACTTGAGATTGTGGGAGAGAGCAATATCATTTTAGAGTGTGAAAGATGCGGAAAAGCTATAAAAACAGGTAGGCTTTGTGATGAGTGCAAAAGAGAAGTTGGTACACGGTTTTTGAGCTATCTTGATGATAAAAAGCTTCGAGAGAGCATGAAGAAGAATGAAGAGTATGCTAAGAGAAAAGAAGGCGGCTATAGATATCTTTCTAAAGATTTCAAGGATGACGAGAAGAAATAA
- a CDS encoding ComF family protein, which yields MERLIQFFFPRRCSFCGKVGNDPCDECKKFIQFIQGKTCEKCGMPIGDFVYSLCPNCQRESFTFEKVLPVFYYEGAVRKGVHLFKYRGFYQNALTFSNLMANKIISSNVHIDIVIPVPISYERYLKRGYNHSYLLAKNISKTLKVPLLDALKRTQPTKSFYNLSKEERKKEIKDKIALKRRYENSVKGKTILLIDDIFTTGATADECSKVLLKNGAKKVYVSVLAITRPSRELK from the coding sequence ATGGAAAGACTAATCCAATTTTTCTTTCCTCGTCGCTGCTCATTTTGTGGTAAGGTGGGAAATGACCCATGTGATGAGTGCAAAAAGTTTATACAGTTTATCCAAGGCAAAACCTGTGAAAAATGCGGAATGCCAATTGGTGACTTTGTCTATAGTCTTTGTCCAAACTGTCAAAGAGAGAGTTTTACCTTTGAAAAGGTGCTTCCCGTTTTTTACTATGAAGGTGCTGTCCGAAAAGGTGTTCATCTTTTCAAGTATAGGGGTTTTTACCAGAATGCTTTAACATTTTCAAATCTGATGGCAAATAAAATAATAAGCTCTAATGTACACATAGATATTGTAATCCCTGTACCAATAAGTTATGAGAGGTACTTGAAAAGGGGATATAATCATTCCTACCTTTTAGCAAAGAATATATCAAAAACGTTGAAAGTACCTCTGCTTGATGCTCTAAAAAGAACGCAGCCTACAAAGTCCTTTTACAACCTTTCAAAAGAAGAGAGAAAGAAGGAGATAAAAGATAAGATTGCACTCAAAAGAAGATATGAAAATAGTGTAAAGGGAAAGACAATCCTGCTTATTGATGATATCTTCACAACTGGTGCAACAGCAGATGAGTGCTCAAAGGTTTTGTTAAAAAACGGTGCGAAAAAGGTATACGTATCTGTTCTGGCAATAACAAGACCATCAAGAGAATTAAAATAG
- a CDS encoding SigB/SigF/SigG family RNA polymerase sigma factor, translated as MSKVSQEELISKAKNGDKKARQELIENNLALVWSIVKKFAIKGIEADDLFQIGCIGLIKAVDRFDPSFNVRFSTYAVPMIIGEIKRYLRDDGKIKISRKIKENQNKLKRFRDEFLFQNGREPTISEISETTGLSQDDILLCIDASLDVTSLNEVINQEEGKPITLMDIAADEDYSSRLLDIMALKKGLRKLKGRKRYIILMRYFKNKTQSEIAKELNISQVHVSRIEKKHWKV; from the coding sequence TTGAGCAAAGTTTCCCAGGAGGAATTGATAAGTAAGGCAAAGAACGGTGATAAAAAGGCGCGGCAAGAACTCATTGAAAACAATCTTGCGCTTGTGTGGAGCATTGTCAAAAAGTTTGCAATCAAAGGAATTGAAGCTGACGATTTGTTCCAGATAGGATGTATTGGACTTATCAAAGCAGTTGATAGGTTTGACCCAAGCTTCAATGTCAGATTCTCAACATATGCTGTGCCAATGATAATTGGAGAAATAAAAAGGTATTTACGAGATGATGGTAAAATAAAGATTTCACGAAAGATAAAGGAAAACCAAAACAAGCTCAAGAGATTTCGCGATGAGTTTTTATTTCAAAACGGCAGAGAGCCAACAATTAGCGAGATTTCAGAGACAACAGGTTTGAGCCAAGATGATATTTTGCTTTGCATAGATGCATCACTTGATGTCACATCTTTAAATGAGGTTATAAACCAAGAAGAAGGAAAGCCTATCACACTTATGGACATTGCAGCTGATGAGGACTACTCAAGCAGACTTTTAGACATAATGGCTTTGAAAAAAGGATTGAGAAAATTAAAAGGACGTAAACGCTACATAATACTTATGCGCTACTTTAAAAACAAAACACAGTCTGAGATTGCAAAAGAACTCAATATCTCACAAGTGCATGTTTCGAGGATTGAAAAAAAGCATTGGAAAGTATAA
- the spoIIAB gene encoding anti-sigma F factor — MRILNYMELKISSKSQNEAFARVAVAAFVAQLDPTLDEVTEIKTAVSEAVTNSIIHAYEDKIGEIIIKGKIYENFVVEIEVTDFGKGIEDVELARQPLFTTKPDEERSGMGFTVMETFMDKVEVTSEVGRGTCVRMFKTIKKRKSEGVEIEQSFPGGIDK; from the coding sequence ATGAGAATTTTAAACTATATGGAACTTAAAATTTCTTCTAAATCGCAAAACGAAGCGTTTGCAAGGGTGGCTGTTGCTGCATTTGTTGCTCAGCTTGACCCAACATTGGATGAGGTTACAGAAATCAAGACTGCTGTATCTGAAGCTGTAACAAATTCCATAATTCATGCATATGAGGATAAAATTGGGGAAATAATAATAAAAGGAAAGATTTATGAAAATTTTGTTGTTGAGATTGAGGTAACTGACTTTGGCAAGGGAATTGAAGATGTTGAGCTTGCACGCCAGCCACTTTTCACAACCAAGCCTGATGAAGAGCGGTCTGGTATGGGTTTTACTGTGATGGAGACGTTTATGGATAAGGTTGAGGTTACATCAGAGGTTGGCAGGGGTACATGTGTGCGGATGTTCAAAACCATTAAAAAACGAAAGAGCGAGGGAGTGGAAATTGAGCAAAGTTTCCCAGGAGGAATTGATAAGTAA
- a CDS encoding STAS domain-containing protein (This anti-anti-sigma factor, or anti-sigma factor antagonist, belongs to a family that includes characterized members SpoIIAA, RsbV, RsfA, and RsfB.), translated as MDFEAIMMEGTLILKIRGELDQYNADRFRLRFDMKIVSPEVQKVVIDISELTFMDSSGVGFLVGRFKTARAFAKELVLVCSSSYINRFLSTCGIEKLIKKYTTIDEALS; from the coding sequence ATGGATTTTGAAGCAATTATGATGGAAGGAACGCTGATTTTAAAGATAAGAGGTGAACTTGATCAATATAATGCAGATAGATTTCGATTAAGATTTGACATGAAAATAGTAAGTCCTGAGGTACAAAAAGTGGTAATTGACATTTCAGAACTTACCTTTATGGACTCATCAGGTGTTGGCTTTCTGGTCGGAAGGTTCAAAACTGCAAGGGCTTTTGCAAAAGAACTTGTCTTGGTTTGCAGCTCAAGCTATATCAACAGATTTCTTTCAACTTGTGGAATAGAAAAGCTGATAAAGAAATATACAACTATTGATGAGGCTTTGAGCTAA